In the Sinorhizobium arboris LMG 14919 genome, one interval contains:
- a CDS encoding ShlB/FhaC/HecB family hemolysin secretion/activation protein: MTARQRLSSFRPLRYRLLASLLWLLFSAPAFAQAIDALRDTLQNEANTNAEAERARRDAARARAERASDLPSAESGSAPAEGGPCFTIREIRITGHEPFGKPPSGHEQLIGTCATAADIARALGRINAFYQEEGFITTRAYLPEQDVSDGSLEISVIPGRIEGYAYGDGRQADRRLAAAFPAARGDLLNLREIEQGLDNFNAPRSASAKFQLVPGQTVGGSFVQVLSEDERRFQANLSTENTGFKSTGVYKGNATVGIDNLIGINDQLSFSLSSTPFDPRGRRYSDALSVSALVPYGNWSLGLDAGTSRYAFTLDGINQAYPVSGRSQHVSLTLERLISRDSISKLHAYGGLKFSRSLSFIDSYEIQSQRQRLAIGSLGLRGETFAGAGKFGFDATARFGIEALGSEVPAKSAVDPDFKNWTLRLTSEQPLGSSPLTYKGVIAAQLASDILPASEQFSIGGWSSVRGFHDDNMYGASGIYFRNTLEWLAFSRPGLEARLGAGLDVGWLKPSPLRQWDQRHLIGVSLSADVIIRQRMFMAFVLAHALDRPSDFDAARTIGFASLDVRF; the protein is encoded by the coding sequence ATGACCGCAAGGCAGCGCCTCTCATCGTTTCGACCCTTGCGCTATCGCCTCCTGGCAAGCCTGCTGTGGCTCCTTTTCAGCGCGCCAGCCTTTGCCCAGGCGATCGATGCGCTGCGCGACACCCTGCAGAACGAGGCAAACACCAATGCCGAAGCCGAGCGGGCTCGGCGCGATGCGGCGCGCGCCCGCGCAGAGCGCGCTTCCGACCTCCCCTCGGCAGAGAGCGGTTCGGCACCTGCGGAGGGCGGGCCCTGTTTCACTATCCGCGAGATCCGGATTACCGGCCACGAGCCATTCGGCAAGCCCCCGTCGGGCCACGAACAACTCATCGGCACGTGCGCCACCGCGGCCGACATCGCCCGTGCGCTCGGCCGCATCAACGCCTTCTACCAGGAGGAAGGCTTCATAACCACGCGCGCCTATCTGCCCGAACAGGACGTCTCCGACGGGTCCTTGGAGATATCCGTCATTCCCGGACGAATCGAGGGCTATGCCTATGGCGACGGCCGGCAGGCGGACCGGCGGCTCGCCGCCGCATTCCCGGCCGCCCGCGGCGATCTCCTCAATCTTCGCGAAATCGAGCAGGGCCTCGACAACTTCAATGCGCCACGTTCGGCCTCGGCGAAGTTCCAGCTGGTCCCGGGCCAGACCGTCGGCGGTTCCTTCGTTCAGGTGCTGTCGGAGGATGAACGGCGGTTCCAGGCCAATCTTTCGACCGAAAATACCGGCTTCAAGTCGACCGGTGTCTACAAGGGCAATGCCACGGTCGGCATCGACAACCTGATCGGCATCAACGACCAGCTGAGCTTCAGCCTGAGTTCCACGCCGTTCGACCCGCGTGGCCGCCGCTATTCCGACGCCCTGTCGGTGAGCGCCCTCGTCCCTTACGGCAATTGGTCCCTGGGGCTCGACGCGGGCACCAGCCGCTACGCCTTCACGCTCGACGGCATCAACCAGGCCTATCCGGTCTCCGGCCGTTCGCAGCACGTGTCGCTCACCCTCGAGCGCCTGATCTCGCGCGACAGCATCAGCAAGCTCCATGCCTATGGCGGACTCAAGTTCAGCCGTTCCTTAAGCTTCATCGACAGCTACGAGATCCAGAGCCAGCGTCAGCGCCTCGCCATCGGCAGCCTCGGCCTGCGCGGCGAAACATTCGCCGGCGCCGGCAAGTTCGGGTTCGACGCGACCGCGCGTTTCGGGATCGAAGCGCTCGGCAGCGAGGTACCCGCCAAGAGCGCCGTCGATCCCGACTTCAAGAATTGGACCCTGCGGCTGACCAGCGAACAGCCGCTCGGCTCCAGTCCGCTGACCTACAAGGGTGTGATCGCGGCGCAGCTCGCCAGCGACATTCTCCCGGCATCCGAGCAATTCTCGATCGGCGGCTGGTCGAGCGTCCGCGGGTTCCACGACGACAACATGTATGGCGCAAGCGGCATCTACTTCCGCAACACGCTTGAGTGGCTGGCCTTCAGCCGCCCGGGTCTGGAAGCGCGGCTTGGCGCCGGACTGGACGTCGGCTGGCTGAAGCCCTCGCCGCTGCGGCAATGGGACCAGCGTCATCTGATCGGCGTCAGCCTGTCGGCCGACGTCATCATCCGTCAACGCATGTTCATGGCCTTCGTCCTGGCGCACGCGCTTGACCGGCCGTCGGATTTCGATGCGGCGCGGACCATCGGCTTCGCAAGCCTTGACGTGCGGTTTTGA
- a CDS encoding LysR family transcriptional regulator, with translation MKNTDWDIYRCFMTVARSGGLTGAAQATGLSPATVGRRMLELEERTGRSLFIRSQTGYTLTGDGRFLFEQLQEMEAAARKVESWRKEGEGATVVRIAAGTWVSWLIAENFPAICTERDAFGLSLTIGETRANLAYRESDIGIRAFEPEETYLAARPVGEVAYAAYRQRNASESQRWVAVAEEDAISAYLRWPHEHASGRIVATVTRPRSLLDLARAGAGRAVLPCFVGDLDPLLERAGEEIEPLRHRQWIVMNNEDRHRRDIRTVVDRMTRFLRSHTDLFAGKRPPRNSA, from the coding sequence ATGAAAAACACCGACTGGGACATCTACCGCTGTTTCATGACCGTGGCGCGCTCCGGCGGCCTGACCGGTGCCGCGCAGGCGACGGGGCTCAGTCCCGCCACGGTGGGCCGCCGGATGCTGGAGCTCGAGGAGCGCACCGGCCGTTCGCTCTTCATCCGCAGCCAGACGGGCTATACGCTGACGGGCGACGGCCGCTTCCTGTTCGAACAGTTGCAGGAAATGGAAGCGGCGGCCCGCAAGGTCGAAAGCTGGCGGAAGGAGGGCGAGGGCGCGACCGTCGTCCGCATCGCGGCCGGCACATGGGTCTCCTGGCTGATCGCCGAGAATTTCCCTGCGATCTGCACGGAACGGGACGCCTTCGGCCTTTCGCTGACGATCGGCGAGACACGGGCGAATCTCGCCTATCGGGAAAGCGATATCGGCATCCGTGCCTTCGAACCGGAGGAAACCTATCTTGCCGCGCGGCCGGTGGGCGAAGTCGCCTATGCCGCCTACCGGCAGAGGAATGCGTCCGAATCGCAGCGTTGGGTGGCTGTTGCTGAAGAGGATGCGATCTCGGCCTATCTGCGATGGCCGCACGAGCATGCTTCGGGGCGGATCGTTGCAACGGTCACGCGTCCCCGCTCGCTGCTCGATCTCGCGCGGGCCGGCGCGGGACGAGCGGTACTGCCCTGTTTCGTCGGCGACCTCGATCCCTTGCTCGAGCGCGCTGGCGAAGAGATCGAGCCGCTCAGGCACCGGCAGTGGATCGTCATGAACAACGAGGACCGGCACAGACGCGACATCCGCACCGTCGTAGACCGGATGACACGTTTCCTGCGCAGCCATACGGACCTCTTTGCCGGCAAGCGTCCGCCGCGGAACTCGGCATGA
- a CDS encoding invasion associated locus B family protein, whose product MSVTTFLIALALLAATLPWSPAAAASGSPAWKVECRGDAPAFCQMFAAPETRNGAPPAFLLTVTPASDGSGEFAVITAPQRVYLVPGIEIRVDKRRPFKALFELCDGAGCHAGFKLSGPVLDAFRRGAAAKVRIWTAKDKAVEFAVSLKGFSKALDGLKRGGKP is encoded by the coding sequence ATGTCGGTTACAACGTTCCTGATCGCTCTGGCGCTTCTTGCCGCAACGCTTCCCTGGTCGCCGGCTGCGGCAGCATCGGGCTCGCCCGCCTGGAAGGTCGAGTGCCGCGGGGATGCCCCGGCCTTTTGCCAGATGTTCGCCGCACCTGAGACCCGCAATGGAGCCCCGCCGGCCTTCCTGCTGACGGTCACGCCAGCTTCGGACGGGTCGGGGGAGTTCGCGGTCATTACCGCGCCGCAGCGGGTGTATCTCGTGCCGGGCATCGAGATCCGAGTCGACAAGCGCCGGCCGTTCAAGGCGCTGTTCGAACTCTGCGATGGTGCCGGCTGCCATGCCGGCTTCAAGCTCTCCGGTCCCGTCCTCGACGCCTTTCGACGCGGCGCGGCGGCGAAGGTCCGCATATGGACTGCGAAAGACAAGGCGGTCGAGTTCGCCGTCTCCCTCAAGGGCTTTTCGAAAGCGCTCGATGGGCTGAAGCGTGGAGGCAAGCCATGA
- a CDS encoding filamentous hemagglutinin N-terminal domain-containing protein, which translates to MKNAFNRSISGLLAAVLAFQPVLAHAGEIVHVKPDTARPRVDRAYNGTTILNIDTPNAAGVSQDQYEKFSAGDLILNNSPTNVTTQLGGWIEGNPNLTPSNPAKLWIGEVVGGNAAELNGMLEVGGAAVDVVLANEYGITCNGCGFINTGRATLTTGVPALNAAGGLGGFDVRRGTVTITGAGLNPESRVGASDTGRVDVIARAAAIYGRMRAKGLNVVTGANAVKYDWSYDPATGKVTGITPQDGAGAAPALAVDVSALGGMYADAIQMIATERGVGVRIDGEMASGSNLSLSNAGRLSLGSSSGAGLKASQKVRVRSDGPLLLEGSVTSEQGDLVEIRSGDALTPHRPGLRRRHPAGKRRRRQCRSRRRGARQAHIALDGQFPRRRGRCGALVE; encoded by the coding sequence ATGAAGAACGCGTTCAACCGTTCGATCAGCGGGCTGCTTGCAGCCGTATTGGCATTCCAGCCCGTGCTCGCACATGCCGGAGAAATCGTTCACGTCAAACCCGATACCGCCCGCCCGCGTGTCGACCGCGCCTATAACGGAACGACGATCCTCAATATAGACACGCCGAATGCCGCCGGCGTCTCGCAGGATCAATACGAGAAGTTCTCCGCCGGGGACCTGATCCTCAACAACTCGCCGACGAACGTCACGACCCAGCTCGGCGGATGGATCGAGGGCAATCCGAACCTGACGCCCTCGAATCCGGCAAAACTCTGGATCGGCGAGGTCGTCGGCGGCAATGCGGCCGAACTCAACGGCATGCTCGAGGTCGGCGGAGCTGCGGTGGATGTCGTGCTCGCCAACGAGTACGGCATCACCTGCAACGGCTGCGGCTTCATCAACACGGGTCGCGCGACCCTTACGACCGGAGTTCCGGCGCTGAACGCGGCAGGCGGCCTCGGCGGATTCGACGTGCGCCGGGGCACGGTGACGATCACCGGGGCGGGCCTCAACCCGGAAAGCCGGGTCGGCGCTTCGGACACCGGACGTGTCGACGTCATCGCGCGGGCGGCCGCGATCTACGGCCGTATGCGTGCCAAAGGCCTGAACGTCGTTACCGGCGCCAATGCCGTCAAATACGATTGGTCCTACGATCCGGCAACCGGAAAGGTAACCGGCATCACGCCCCAGGACGGAGCCGGGGCCGCGCCGGCGCTCGCCGTCGACGTCTCGGCGCTCGGCGGCATGTATGCCGACGCCATCCAGATGATCGCCACGGAGCGCGGCGTCGGCGTGCGCATCGATGGAGAAATGGCCTCCGGATCCAACCTGTCACTCTCGAATGCCGGGCGCCTGAGCCTCGGATCATCCTCCGGCGCCGGGCTCAAGGCCAGTCAGAAGGTCAGGGTGCGCAGCGACGGTCCGCTCCTTCTCGAAGGATCGGTAACTTCCGAACAGGGCGACCTCGTCGAAATCCGCAGCGGGGATGCGCTGACCCCTCACCGGCCAGGTCTCCGGCGGCGACATCCTGCTGGAAAGCGCCGGCGCCGCCAATGTCGCAGCCGCCGTCGCGGCGCGCGGCAAGCTCACATTGCGCTCGACGGGCAGTTCCCTCGCCGTCGGGGCCGATGCGGCGCTCTCGTCGAGTAG
- a CDS encoding tetratricopeptide repeat protein, giving the protein MTASFYASLSLLFLVFATTAQAGVAEGIKTLEGGDIAGAVKEFQEAYEAGDADGAFYIGRLFEMGLGTDKDMRRAAELYAAAASKKSAKAENRLGLMYLKGELVIQDYARATELICAAAAAGDPNGQFNCGLIYSEGRAVGQDWAKAIDYWQKAAAQHSVAALNYLGLAHREGNGVDADRNKALSYFRRTAAAGNPMGLYELAKAYSEGSGVDADPIMAHAYANLAAARGNAEAASLRDELGARLRPEELRKAHATARDWKALPIDRTGE; this is encoded by the coding sequence ATGACCGCATCCTTCTACGCTTCGCTGAGCCTGCTCTTTCTGGTGTTCGCAACGACGGCCCAGGCGGGCGTCGCCGAGGGGATCAAAACGCTCGAAGGCGGCGACATCGCCGGAGCGGTCAAGGAATTCCAGGAGGCTTACGAGGCCGGTGACGCCGATGGAGCCTTCTATATCGGGCGGCTCTTCGAAATGGGGCTCGGGACGGACAAGGACATGAGGCGCGCCGCGGAGCTTTACGCCGCTGCGGCAAGCAAAAAGAGCGCCAAGGCCGAGAACCGCCTCGGCCTGATGTATCTGAAGGGTGAGCTTGTCATTCAGGATTACGCCCGCGCCACCGAACTGATCTGTGCCGCGGCCGCGGCGGGCGATCCGAACGGTCAGTTCAATTGCGGCCTGATCTACTCGGAAGGCAGAGCTGTCGGTCAGGATTGGGCGAAGGCCATCGATTACTGGCAAAAGGCTGCCGCGCAGCACAGTGTCGCCGCTCTCAACTATCTCGGACTCGCTCACCGGGAGGGAAACGGCGTCGATGCCGATCGCAACAAGGCGCTGTCGTATTTCCGCCGAACCGCCGCCGCCGGCAATCCGATGGGGCTCTACGAACTCGCAAAGGCCTATTCCGAAGGTTCGGGCGTCGACGCTGATCCGATAATGGCGCACGCCTACGCGAATCTCGCGGCCGCCCGCGGCAACGCAGAGGCCGCATCCCTGCGCGACGAGCTTGGCGCGCGGTTGCGACCGGAGGAACTCAGGAAGGCGCACGCCACCGCGCGGGATTGGAAAGCGCTTCCGATCGACCGAACCGGCGAGTAG